The Oscillospiraceae bacterium genome has a window encoding:
- the yfbR gene encoding 5'-deoxynucleotidase, producing MEKGRFFALLSRMKYIGRWGLMRGTRTENLCEHSLETVYITHALAEIHNTFDTESAIGTADVKKAVLYAAYHDAQEVFTGDLPTPVKYRNPEIRDAYKAVEHAASERLLDSLPDDLRTAYAPYLAPDPDCLEWKLVKAADKLSGLIKCREELAFGNREFAAAEQAQLAAIKNLHLPAAELFVKKYLPFYAKSLDDLLET from the coding sequence ATGGAAAAAGGCAGATTTTTCGCACTGTTATCCCGTATGAAATACATCGGGCGCTGGGGGCTGATGCGCGGCACGCGCACCGAAAACCTCTGTGAGCACTCGCTCGAGACCGTCTACATCACCCACGCGCTGGCCGAAATCCATAATACGTTCGATACCGAATCCGCCATCGGCACGGCCGACGTAAAAAAGGCGGTGTTGTATGCGGCTTATCATGACGCGCAGGAGGTCTTTACAGGCGACTTGCCGACGCCTGTCAAATACCGCAACCCTGAAATTCGGGATGCTTATAAGGCGGTGGAACATGCGGCGTCCGAGCGGCTTTTGGATTCGCTGCCCGACGACCTCCGTACGGCCTATGCGCCGTATTTAGCGCCTGACCCCGATTGTTTGGAATGGAAGCTCGTCAAGGCGGCGGATAAGCTCTCGGGCCTGATCAAGTGCCGCGAAGAATTGGCGTTCGGCAACCGCGAATTCGCGGCGGCCGAGCAAGCGCAGCTGGCGGCAATCAAGAATCTGCATCTGCCCGCAGCGGAACTTTTCGTAAAAAAATATCTGCCGTTCTACGCCAAATCCCTGGATGATCTGTTGGAAACCTGA